GCCGAGGCCAAAGAGAGCGGCAAGCCGGTGCTGCTGTATTGGGGCGCCAAGTGGTGCCCGCCGTGCAACCAGCTCAAGTCCACCCTGTTCAAGGACCCGGCCTTCATCGCCCAGACGCGCAACTTCATCCCCGTCCACCTCGACGGCGACACGACCGGCGCGCAGAAGTGGGGCGAGCGCTTCGGCATCAGCGGCTACCCAACCGTCATCGTGCTGAACGCCGACGGCGCCGAGATCACCCGTTTGTCGACCGCCGCGCGCCTGCCGGAAGTTTTGCGGGTCGCCGCCGCCCGCACCACGCCGATCGACGCCCTGTTTGACAAGGCCGAGAAAAGCCCGACCGCCCTCTCCCCGGATGAATGGCAAATCCTCGGTGCCTTTGACTGGCAGAACGACCCCAAGCGCGATCACGCCCGTACAGCGTCATTGCTGGAAAAACTCGCCGGTGCCGCTCCCGAAGGCGCGGTCAAGCGCCGCTTTTCCCTGCTCGCCCTGACCGTACGGGCCGAACCGGGCGCGGATGGCAAGTACGCGCTGAGCCCCGCGCAACAGGCGCAGGTCGAGCAGCTCGTGCCGGCTATTCTCGCCAACAGCGATGAGGTCATTGTCAATCGGCAGGAGCTTAGCTATGCGATTCCGTCGCTTGTGGCGGCCTTGCCGGATACAGCCCGGCGCACGACGCTTGGCGCCTCGCTGATCAAGGGGCTTGATCGTGTCTACCGCGATGACAGCCTGCCCCTGCCCGACCGTCTGGCCACGGTCAATGCCGATATCGAACTCGGCAGGACGGGCGAACACGTCTCAAAGACCGTGCTGACCAAGGTGCGTGAGCGCGCCGCGTGGGCCGACAAGACCGCCAAGGACGCCATGGTGCGCCAGTCGGTTATCTCGAACGCGGCCGGTCTGCTCCATGAAGCGGGCGATGACGCCGGGGCGAAAAAACTGCTGGAAGCCGAGCTGAAACGCTCAGCCTCGCCCTATTATTACATGCTCGATCTGGCGAGCCTCGCCGAGGATAGCAAGGACGGTCCGGCGGCGATTGCGTGGGCGCGCAAGGCCTATGAGACGGCGGAAGGCGACGCCACGCGCGTCCAGTGGGCCATCGCCTATTCCAAGACCGTGCTGCGTCAGGCGCCCGGCGACAAGGCGGCGGTGGAGGCCAGCGCCCAGGCGGTGATCGACGAACTCGGCAAGAATTCCGGCGACTATTATCAGCGCACGCGCGTCAAGGTCGATGCCTGGGGCAAGCTGCTGCGCACCTGGAGCGACGGGTATGACGGCAGCGCCATTCTCAAGCGCCTTGATGCCAGAATGATCGAGGTTTGCGCCAAACAAGGCGAAGCGGCGGCGACCTGCCGGACATGGGGCAAGGCGGCGTAATATCGGGGCATAGATCACTCCGCAGACGGAAGCGCCTTTTTTCGGTGCCTATTTGTCGCTTTAGTGACAGGGCTGGGTGAAGGGCGAATTCGAAAACAGAGAGGTTTTTCGATGAACTATGTCAAATCTGGCGCCTTGCTTCTTGCACTCCCCCTTATGCTGTCAGTCTCAGCCTGTCCAGCCACAAATATGTCGATGACAAGATCGCCACCGCCAATGGCCGCATGGACCAGCAGGACGCGCACCTGGGTCTGCTCGATCAGACTACACAGTATGCACTCAATCGCGCCACCGCCGCCGGCAAGCTGGCCGAAGGCAAGTTCGTCTATTCGATCGTGCTGACCGACAATTCGGTGAAATTCGATACCGGCAAGGTGGTGCTTTCCGATGGCGCCAAGGCCAGTCTGGCGCAGCTCGCCGACCGACTGAAGAGCGACAACAAGAACGTCTATCTGGAAATTCAGGGCTATACCGATGCCACGGGCACGGACGCCATCAATTACAGCCTCGGCGCCGATCGCGCCGACAGCGTCCGCCGCTTCCTGAATACGCAAGGTGTGGCGCTGAACCGCATGGCGTCGATCTCCTACGGTTCGGAACAACCCATCGCCTCGAATGACAATGCCGTCGGCCGCTCGGCCAATCGCCGCGTCGTCATCGTCGTGCTGTCATAAACGAGCGCTTTTCGGCTCAAAAAGCGTGCAAAAATAAAAATTAAAGCGCCGCGCCCTGGTCTTCGGACCAGGCGCGGTCAAACAGCCCTGGCCGAATCGCGCGTCACCAGTTCGAACGGCAGTTCGCGGCGGGTATCGGTGAAGCTCGGCGCATCGTCATCGACATGGGCGCGTGACAGCAGCATGTCCGCCGCCGCATAGGCCAGATCGGTGACCGGCTGGCGGATAGTGGTCAGGTGCGGCCAGATGACCATCGAACCCGGCGTATCGTCGAAGCCGACCACCGACACCTCATCGGGAATCCTCACCCCCGCCTGCTGCGCATAGGCCATGACGCCAAAGGCCATTTCGTCGTTGGAAGCGAAAATGGCCGAGGGCAGATCGCCGCCCTGACCAAACAACGCCTTGCCGGCCTCAAGCCCGGAGGCAAAGCTGTTCTGCCCCTGCTTGATCCACGCCGGTCGCGGTTCCAGCCCGCCTTCGTGCATCGCCTTGAGGAAACCGTCATAGCGACGATGCGAGGAGCCGTGTTCCGGATGGCCGCGCAGGAAGCCGATGTCTTTGTGGCCCAGACCAAGCAGGTGCTTCGTCATCTCATAGGCGGCCAGGGTATCATCCATCTCCACCAGCGCCGAACGGCCGGGGAAAAGCGACGGCGACACACGCACATAGGGCACGCCCGCGGCCTCGACCGCATCGAGCACCACCGCCATATCGCACAGGGGCGGCGTCAGGATCACGCCATCAAGGCGGATGGTGGCCAGCAGGCTGGCGATGGCGCGGCCGATATCCGGCGCCAGGCTGTCCTGCGGCTCGCTCAGCACATGGTAGCCACTCTCGCGGCAGCGCGCGATGACGCCGGCCTGCATATCGATGACATAGCTGGAAGACGGATTATCGTAGAGCAGGCCCACAAGAAAGCTGCGCGCGCCCGCCAGTGATCGCGCCAGCAGGTTCGGCCGGTATTTCAGCAGGTTGGCGGCGTCCTTGACCTTGGTGCGGGTTTCCTCGCGCACATTCGGCTCATTGTTCATGACGCGCGACACGGTCTTGATCGACACCCCGGCGAGGCGCGCCACATCGTTGATGGTGGAAACCGCAGGCGCGGCAGGAATCGGCTCTTTGACGCGCTCGGCCGTCGTCTTGCTCTGCGTCACGCGGACAGTCCTGTGCGGGGAAATGGGGTCAACGTATAAACCAGAAAGCTGGAAATGGGTATATGCAGCTTTCTGCCCCAATAGCAGCTTTGTCAATCCTAAAGAAACAGCGTTTTCAAATGCTTGTTTCTTTAGGGCATTGTTTGCGCTCATCCCGCTAGGGCATGCCTCGCAAAGGCTCAGGCGGCCATAAAACGAGAATATGGTGCCCTTGCCAAATCCCAAGGGATTTGGAGGTTTGCGCTCATGCCGCTAGAGCATGTCGTCGTGGTATCTATTTCTTGCCGAAGGTCGCCACGGCTTCTGCAGCCAGACGGGTGATTTCCGCCCAGTTGCCTTCGTCCATCGCCTTGGACGGCGCGACCCACGAACCGCCGACGCACAGCACGTTATCGAGTGCGAGGAATTGCGCGGCGTTCTTGGCGTCGATGCCGCCGGTCGGACAGAACCTGGCCTGCGGCAGCGGACCGCCGATGCCCTTGAGGTAGGGCACGCCGCCCGCGGGCACGGCCGGGAAGAATTTCAGATGGGTGAAGCCCCACTCCAGCGCCTTCATCACTTCCGATGAGGTGGCGACGCCCGGCAACAGCGGCAACGCGTCCTGATGCGCCAGGGTCTTGGTAAGGCCGGGCGAGACAAGGAACTTGGCGCCGGCCTTGGCGGCCTTTTCGGCATCCTTGGGCGTCAGCACCGTGCCGGCACCGACGATCGCTTCCGGGCGTTCCTTGGCGATCAGCTTGATGGCGTCGAGCGCGCAATCGGTGCGCAGGGTGATTTCGAGCACCTTGATGCCACCGGCCAGCAGGGCGTCGGCAAGAGGCAGCGCCTGATCGAGCGACGGAATGACCATCACCGGCAGGACGGGGCCCATGGTCATGAACTTGGGGATATCGGGATGCGTGGACATGGGTGTTTCCTTATCTAATTTTCTCCTCCCCATCGCGATGGGGAGGTGGCATTGAGCAAAGCGAAATGACGGAGGGGCGCCCCTCCACCGCTTCGCGGTCCCCCTCCCCACTTCGTAGGGAGGAGAAAAAACTAAGCCGTAATCTGTATGTCCGTCAGTGCGTTCGCCGAACCGAGCAGCGCTGCATACGGATGGATAATAATGCTCGACGGGATGGCGGCCACCATGGCCGACAAAGGTGCCTTGGCCTCCATACGGGCACGGAAACGCAGTTCGTCGATATGCTTGATCAGGCGCGGGGCCACGCCGCCAGCGATGAACATGCCCGCCGTGGCGCCATGCGCCAGCGCCAGATCACCACACACCGAGGCCATGATGTCGAGGAAGGCCTCGACCGTGTAGCGTGATCCCGTGGCGTCTTCGCCTTCGAGATGGGTAATCTGCGCCGGCGTCAGATTCTCGGCGAACTCACCGCGTATCGAAGAGATAGCCTGATAGAGATTGACCAGACCCGGGCCCGACAGCAGCATTTCGACCGTGACTCGGCCATGCTTCTTGCGCAGGAAACGCAGGATTTCCAACTCATAGTCATTGACCGGCGCAAACGAGATGTGGCCGCTTTCGGTCGACAGGCAGTACGGTCCGAACTCACCGCCCACCAGCACCGAGGCGCCAAAGCCGGTGCCCGCGCCCATGACGGCATGGACATTGCCAAAGCCCTTGCTGACCGGCCCGATCGTCTTGGTGTCACTGTCGGCCAGGTGCGGCAAGGCGAAGGCCAGGCCGGCGTAGTCGTTGATCAGGCGCGCCTTGCGCACCCCCACGGCTTGCGCCAGCAGGTCTTCGCGCACTTCCCAGTCAAGGTTGGTGAACTTGATCCGGCCGTCCTTGACTGGACCGGCCACAGCCACCACGGCGTAATCCAGATCGGGCCTGCCGCCAATCAAGGTGAAATAGGCCGCCAGGGCCGCGTAGCAATCCTTGTGGTCGACTGTTTCCAGCGACTTGAAGTCCGCAAGCGTTGTCTTGCCGTCAATGCGTTCGGCAATGGCGAAGCGGGCATTGGTGCCGCCGATATCACCCACCAGTCCGCGCAGGGGCCGGTTATGCGATGTGATGACCGAACTGGTCTCGAAATGCGCTGTCATATATCTACCAAAAAACTGCGCCACCTTCATCGGCGGGTCCTACCGCTCGACGCATGTGCGCAAAAAGTTCCCGTCCCATGCCGTCCGCCTCTTTGGGCCGATCGGCATTTGTTCTTTGTGAAAACTCGGCGGCATCTCCGAGGAAGTCTATGGTGCCGGCCACGCAATCCACGCGCAGCACGTCGCCGTTTCGCAGTTTAGCAATCGGTCCGCCGTCCACCGCTTCCGGTGTCAGGTGGATGACGGCGGGCACCTTTCCCGATGCCCCCGACATGCGGCCGTCCGACACGAGCGCGACCTTGCGGCCGGCATCGAGAATGGACGACAAAGACGGAGTCAGGCTGTGCAGCTCCGGCATTCCGTTGGCTTTTGGCCCCTGGAAGCGGACCACGCAAATGAAATCGCCTTCCGGCAGTTGTTTCGCCTTGAAGGCCGCCAGGAAATCGTCCTGATCATCGAACACCACGCACAGCGCCTCAACGATCTGATGCTCCAGCTTGACGGCCGAGACCTTGGCGACGGACTTGCCAAGGTTGCCCTTGATTTCGCGCAAGCCGCCCTCGGGCGAGAAGGGATTGGAGACCGGACGCAAAATGTTCTCGTCAAGGCTGGTCTCGGGCGCATCGCGCCACACCAGTTGACCATCCTGAAAGATCGGCTCCTTGGCGTAATCGGCCATGCCCTGCCCCCAGATGGTCTGGACATCGGCGTGTATCAGGCCGGCGCCCAGCAGTTCCTTGATCACGAAGGCCATGCCGCCAGCGGCGTGGAAGTGGTTCACATCGGCCGAACCATTGGGATAGACGCGCGCCAGCAGCGGCACCACGGACGAGATCTTGTCCATGTCTTCCCAGGTCAGGATCACGCCGGCGGCGCGGGCCATGGCCGGCAGGTGCAGGGCGTGGTTGGTCGAGCCGCCGGTGGCCATCAGGCCGATCACGCCGTTGACGATGGCGCGGGCGTCGATGACATCAGCCATGCACGACGGGGTCTTGGAATTTTCGGCCGAACGGGCGGCGCGCATCACGGCGGCCTGCGTCAGGGCTTCGCGCAGCGGCGTGCCCGGATGCACGAAGGCGGCGCCCGGCACGTGCAGACCCATCATTTCCATCAGCATCTGATTGGAATTGGCCGTGCCGTAAAAGGTGCAGGTGCCGGCGGAATGATAGGAGGCCATTTCGGCGGCCAGAAGCGCATCGCGCCCCACCTGACCCAGCGCATATTGCGTGCGGACCTTGGCTTTCTCGGGGTTCGGCAGGCCGGAGCCCATCGGGCCGGACGGCACGAAGATGACCGGCAGGTGCGCGAACGACAGGGCGCCCATGACAAGGCCGGGCACGATCTTGTCGCAGATGCCGAGCATCAGGGCGGCATCGAAAGCGTCATGGCTGAGCGACACGGCGGTGCTCATGGCGATAACATCGCGCGAAAACAGGCTCAGTTCCATACCCGGACGGCCTTGCGTCACGCCGTCACACATGGCGGGCACGCCGCCGGCGACCTGGGTGGTGGCGCCGTAGCCGCGCGCCATGACGCGCAGCTTTTCGGGATAATCATGGTACGGCTGGTGCGCCGACAACATGTCGTTATAGGAGGTGACGATGCCGATATTGGGCACGGCGTCGAGCGCCTGCTGCAGCTTTTCATCGGGGCTCGAAGCCGCCACGACGTGCGCATAGTTGGCGCAGGACAGCTTCTTGCGGCGCGGCTCATCGGCCTTGTAGCGGTCGGCGCGTTCCATGAACTGCGCGCGCAGATCCTTTGAGCGCTCGATAATGCGGTCGGTGACTTCGGCGATGACGGGATGCAGTTGAGTCATAATCTATACCTTAAGCCGCCCAGACAAACTCGACGGGAACAGGACACTGGGCGAGAAACGCGCCGATCGGCGACGTGTAAGGATCGGTGTTTTGCGAGGCCGCCTTCAGGGCATCCAGCTTGGCCTGGCCGGTGATGTAGAAGACGATACAACGCGAACGGTTGAGGGCCGGCACCGACAGGGTGACGCGCGGCAGGGCCGGCTCCGAACCATCGCTGTGCGGCCTGACCGGCAGGACGAGGCGATCCGTTGTGTAGACCTCGGCATTGACCGGATTGTTGGGAAAGATCGATGCATAGTGCGAATCCGGCCCCATGCCCATCAGGGCGAAATCGAAGAGCGGGGCCTGACCGTCATTGAGGTCGAGCAGGGTTTGCTCAGCCTTTAGGGCGCAGGCGTCCTGATCGGTGATGTCCTGAATCAGCGTCAGGAAGGTCATGCCCGTATGGTCGGCATCAGCCAGCACCGGCGCCAGGGCCTCGCGCATCATGCGCGTGTTCGAGGCAGCGTCATCGACCGGCACAAACCGTTCGTCGACCTGGGCCAGGGTGATCTTCGTCCAGTCGAGTTCGGCATGGATCAGGTTCTGGTAGATCGGCTTGGGCGTGGTGCCACCACAGCCGATCCATTGCGCCTTGCCGCGCGTATCGATTGCCTGTTTCAGCGCACCCGAAATCAGGCCGGAGATATAGACGCCCGCCTCGCCGGTCGTATCGAAGGCATGGACGGTCACGGTCTTGCCGTGGGCATCCCAGGTCAGAACGTTATCGACGACGTTTGCGGCGGTATTAATCATTCCCAAATCTTCAATCATTCCACGTACGGCCTCCCTCGCGCTCGATCAGGCGGAAAGCACTAACCGGGCCGAACGTGCCGGCGGGATACATTTGCGGCTTCATGTGGGTGTCGGTCCAGGCCTGCACGATGCCGTCGACCCAGGTCCACGCGGCCTCAACCTCATCGCGGCGCACGAACTGGGCGTTGTTGCCATTCAGGGCATCAAGGATCAGGCGTTCATAAGCGATGCGGCGGCGCGGCGGCTTGCCGTCACCGTTCCCGTCAAAGGCCTTGATCAGCGACAGGCTGAGATCGAGCGCCTGCAGGTGCATGCCTTCCGAGGTCAGGCCGGGCGCCTTGTTCATCAGGGTCAGCGAGATATCTTCATCGGGCTGCAAGCGGATCAGCAGGCGGTTGGCGTGAGCCTCGGCACCGAAGATCGAGTGCGGCAGCGGCTTGAACTGGATCACGATCTCGGTCGAGCGCGACGGCAGGCACTTGCCCGTGCGCATGTAGATCGGCGTGCCGGCCCAGCGCCAGTTGGCGATCTCGGCCTTGATGGCCACGAAGGTTTCGGTGTTCGAGGGCGAACCCTTTTCCGCTTCGTAGCCGGCGATCGGATGCCCATCGGCGAAGCCCGGACCATACTGGCCGCGCGCGGTCGAGGTCTGGACGTTTTCGGCGGTGATGGGTTTCAGCGAACGCAGCACCTTGACTTTTTCGTCGCGCAGGGCGTCCGACGTGATGGCCGAGGGCGGTTCCATGGCCAGCAGGCAGAGCAGTTGCAGCAGATGGTTTTGCAGCATGTCGCGGATGGCGCCGTATTCGTCGTAATAGCCGAGGCGCTCGCCGACGCCGACGGTTTCGGCGATGGTGATCTGGATGTGGTCGATCGACTGCGCGTTCCACAAGGGCTCGAAAACGATATTGCCAAAGCGCAGGGCGATCAGGTTCTGCACCGTCTCCTTGCCGAGATAGTGGTCGATGCGGAAGGTGCGCGATTCATCAAACGCATGCGCCACCGAATCGTTGATGATCTTCGAGGTGGCCAGATCGCGGCCGATCGGCTTTTCAATAACGACACGGTTCGGCGCCTTGCTCAGGCCGGCGCGCTCGATATGCTCGCAAATAGGCTTGAACAGCGACGGCGACACCGACAGGAAGAACACGATGTCGAGCTTATCGATATCGCCGAGTTCAGCGTTCAGCTTGTCGCCCCAATCATCGTGCGCGGCATCGAGAGCGAGGTGGACAATGCGCTTACGGAAGCGCGACAGGGTTTCCGGCTCAAGCGATTCACCCACGCGCTTTTGCACGGCCTCACCGATGCGGTCGACGCAAACCTCCGTGCCGCAATCCTCGCGCGCCACCGAAATGATGCGCAGATCGGAACTGAGGAAACCGTCCTGATCGAGCATGGCCAGCGATGGCCACAGCATGCGCATGGCGAGATCGCCCGTGCCGCCGACGAGAACAAAAACCGGTTGGCGTGCGCCATTACTTGCAGAAGATGCCGACATGAGACCTTTTCGTTCCGAAACCTGCGACCTGCCCCTTAAACAGGGCTTATAGTTATGACAGCGTTGTCATAGACCCTGTTTTCCGGCAGGTCAATCGTGAAAATAAACCGCGTGACCAAGGGCGCCAGAGTGCTGTCGCCCGCACGGGCCATATAGGCCATGAGGCGCTAAAGATACAAGGTGGAAACGTCAGACCTTGAAACACGAACCTCACGAACAAAACACAAACTCTGAGGCTCATAATTTAACACTTAGACGCAACTTTGCGGGCAAAGTCTCTAACCGCGACGCCCCTTCCCGCGTTTAGTAATAAGACGCAGGTGCTCATAGGTCTTGGCCTAGTTGACCTGAAGCCCGGCGCTATGCCCTAACTCTGTAAAACTACGCAGATCGATAACATCGAAATACCCCACATATCCTTTATAGAGGCGCCTCTCATTTTTGGCATATTGATGAAA
The window above is part of the Asticcacaulis sp. MM231 genome. Proteins encoded here:
- a CDS encoding OmpA family protein: MDQQDAHLGLLDQTTQYALNRATAAGKLAEGKFVYSIVLTDNSVKFDTGKVVLSDGAKASLAQLADRLKSDNKNVYLEIQGYTDATGTDAINYSLGADRADSVRRFLNTQGVALNRMASISYGSEQPIASNDNAVGRSANRRVVIVVLS
- a CDS encoding LacI family DNA-binding transcriptional regulator gives rise to the protein MTQSKTTAERVKEPIPAAPAVSTINDVARLAGVSIKTVSRVMNNEPNVREETRTKVKDAANLLKYRPNLLARSLAGARSFLVGLLYDNPSSSYVIDMQAGVIARCRESGYHVLSEPQDSLAPDIGRAIASLLATIRLDGVILTPPLCDMAVVLDAVEAAGVPYVRVSPSLFPGRSALVEMDDTLAAYEMTKHLLGLGHKDIGFLRGHPEHGSSHRRYDGFLKAMHEGGLEPRPAWIKQGQNSFASGLEAGKALFGQGGDLPSAIFASNDEMAFGVMAYAQQAGVRIPDEVSVVGFDDTPGSMVIWPHLTTIRQPVTDLAYAAADMLLSRAHVDDDAPSFTDTRRELPFELVTRDSARAV
- the eda gene encoding bifunctional 4-hydroxy-2-oxoglutarate aldolase/2-dehydro-3-deoxy-phosphogluconate aldolase, translated to MSTHPDIPKFMTMGPVLPVMVIPSLDQALPLADALLAGGIKVLEITLRTDCALDAIKLIAKERPEAIVGAGTVLTPKDAEKAAKAGAKFLVSPGLTKTLAHQDALPLLPGVATSSEVMKALEWGFTHLKFFPAVPAGGVPYLKGIGGPLPQARFCPTGGIDAKNAAQFLALDNVLCVGGSWVAPSKAMDEGNWAEITRLAAEAVATFGKK
- the pgl gene encoding 6-phosphogluconolactonase, with translation MINTAANVVDNVLTWDAHGKTVTVHAFDTTGEAGVYISGLISGALKQAIDTRGKAQWIGCGGTTPKPIYQNLIHAELDWTKITLAQVDERFVPVDDAASNTRMMREALAPVLADADHTGMTFLTLIQDITDQDACALKAEQTLLDLNDGQAPLFDFALMGMGPDSHYASIFPNNPVNAEVYTTDRLVLPVRPHSDGSEPALPRVTLSVPALNRSRCIVFYITGQAKLDALKAASQNTDPYTSPIGAFLAQCPVPVEFVWAA
- the edd gene encoding phosphogluconate dehydratase; protein product: MTQLHPVIAEVTDRIIERSKDLRAQFMERADRYKADEPRRKKLSCANYAHVVAASSPDEKLQQALDAVPNIGIVTSYNDMLSAHQPYHDYPEKLRVMARGYGATTQVAGGVPAMCDGVTQGRPGMELSLFSRDVIAMSTAVSLSHDAFDAALMLGICDKIVPGLVMGALSFAHLPVIFVPSGPMGSGLPNPEKAKVRTQYALGQVGRDALLAAEMASYHSAGTCTFYGTANSNQMLMEMMGLHVPGAAFVHPGTPLREALTQAAVMRAARSAENSKTPSCMADVIDARAIVNGVIGLMATGGSTNHALHLPAMARAAGVILTWEDMDKISSVVPLLARVYPNGSADVNHFHAAGGMAFVIKELLGAGLIHADVQTIWGQGMADYAKEPIFQDGQLVWRDAPETSLDENILRPVSNPFSPEGGLREIKGNLGKSVAKVSAVKLEHQIVEALCVVFDDQDDFLAAFKAKQLPEGDFICVVRFQGPKANGMPELHSLTPSLSSILDAGRKVALVSDGRMSGASGKVPAVIHLTPEAVDGGPIAKLRNGDVLRVDCVAGTIDFLGDAAEFSQRTNADRPKEADGMGRELFAHMRRAVGPADEGGAVFW
- a CDS encoding glucokinase; translation: MTAHFETSSVITSHNRPLRGLVGDIGGTNARFAIAERIDGKTTLADFKSLETVDHKDCYAALAAYFTLIGGRPDLDYAVVAVAGPVKDGRIKFTNLDWEVREDLLAQAVGVRKARLINDYAGLAFALPHLADSDTKTIGPVSKGFGNVHAVMGAGTGFGASVLVGGEFGPYCLSTESGHISFAPVNDYELEILRFLRKKHGRVTVEMLLSGPGLVNLYQAISSIRGEFAENLTPAQITHLEGEDATGSRYTVEAFLDIMASVCGDLALAHGATAGMFIAGGVAPRLIKHIDELRFRARMEAKAPLSAMVAAIPSSIIIHPYAALLGSANALTDIQITA
- the zwf gene encoding glucose-6-phosphate dehydrogenase, encoding MSASSASNGARQPVFVLVGGTGDLAMRMLWPSLAMLDQDGFLSSDLRIISVAREDCGTEVCVDRIGEAVQKRVGESLEPETLSRFRKRIVHLALDAAHDDWGDKLNAELGDIDKLDIVFFLSVSPSLFKPICEHIERAGLSKAPNRVVIEKPIGRDLATSKIINDSVAHAFDESRTFRIDHYLGKETVQNLIALRFGNIVFEPLWNAQSIDHIQITIAETVGVGERLGYYDEYGAIRDMLQNHLLQLLCLLAMEPPSAITSDALRDEKVKVLRSLKPITAENVQTSTARGQYGPGFADGHPIAGYEAEKGSPSNTETFVAIKAEIANWRWAGTPIYMRTGKCLPSRSTEIVIQFKPLPHSIFGAEAHANRLLIRLQPDEDISLTLMNKAPGLTSEGMHLQALDLSLSLIKAFDGNGDGKPPRRRIAYERLILDALNGNNAQFVRRDEVEAAWTWVDGIVQAWTDTHMKPQMYPAGTFGPVSAFRLIEREGGRTWND
- a CDS encoding thioredoxin family protein; protein product: MRWTSIILAGLMAANLAACQRHPSDKAQIESAQTQQIAWREGDVDDALAEAKESGKPVLLYWGAKWCPPCNQLKSTLFKDPAFIAQTRNFIPVHLDGDTTGAQKWGERFGISGYPTVIVLNADGAEITRLSTAARLPEVLRVAAARTTPIDALFDKAEKSPTALSPDEWQILGAFDWQNDPKRDHARTASLLEKLAGAAPEGAVKRRFSLLALTVRAEPGADGKYALSPAQQAQVEQLVPAILANSDEVIVNRQELSYAIPSLVAALPDTARRTTLGASLIKGLDRVYRDDSLPLPDRLATVNADIELGRTGEHVSKTVLTKVRERAAWADKTAKDAMVRQSVISNAAGLLHEAGDDAGAKKLLEAELKRSASPYYYMLDLASLAEDSKDGPAAIAWARKAYETAEGDATRVQWAIAYSKTVLRQAPGDKAAVEASAQAVIDELGKNSGDYYQRTRVKVDAWGKLLRTWSDGYDGSAILKRLDARMIEVCAKQGEAAATCRTWGKAA